The Pocillopora verrucosa isolate sample1 chromosome 2, ASM3666991v2, whole genome shotgun sequence genome has a segment encoding these proteins:
- the LOC131773671 gene encoding uncharacterized protein, whose amino-acid sequence MFATEQQLQYLARAKNWYVDGTFKLCRPPFTQLLTVNAFVKQDDHAKQVPLLFVVMSGKNKKDYRKVFKQLLEILPTAPAVKRITLDFEKAVWAVLRNLFPDVKLQGCAFHWTQALWRKVQALGLTNSYYNDRGTYTYIRKMMALPFLPEGEILTEFQRLQRQAESPTLAEFAEYVNSTWISNATWSPADWTVFKQAVRTNNDLEGWHHGINRRAAGKSQLPLYVLIKLLHQEAQLTAIQIRLISEKKLRRIQRRKYRDLQAKVFDLWEQYDNNERSARQLLKACSFLNGPV is encoded by the exons ATGTTTGCCACAGAACAGCAACTTCAGTACCTCGCCCGAGCAAAGAACTGGTACGTGGACGGCACCTTCAAACTCTGCAGACCTCCCTTCACCCAGCTCCTCACCGTGAACGCCTTCGTAAAACAGGATGATCACGCCAAGCAGGTGCCCCTCCTGTTCGTCGTAATGTCGGGGAAGAACAAGAAGGACTACCGAAAGGTCTTCAAACAGCTGCTCGAGATACTTCCAACAGCGCCTGCAGTGAAGCGGATAACCCTCGACTTCGAGAAAGCAGTTTGGGCCGTGCTGAGAAACCTGTTTCCTGATGTCAAGCTGCAGGGATGCGCATTCCACTGGACGCAAGCTCTGTGGAGAAAG GTTCAGGCGCTTGGGCTGACAAACAGTTATTACAACGACAGAGGCACCTACACTTACATCCGTAAGATGATGGCACTTCCGTTCCTGCCCGAGGGAGAGATCCTGACCGAGTTTCAGCGTCTTCAACGCCAGGCAGAGTCCCCGACCTTAGCAGAGTTCGCCGAGTATGTCAACAGTACCTGGATCAGCAACGCGACATGGAGCCCTGCCGACTGGACAGTCTTCAAACAAGCAGTACGAACGAACAACGACCTCGAAGGCTGGCACCACGGGATCAACCGTCGAGCGGCTGGTAAGTCACAACTCCCACTTTACGTCCTGATCAAGCTGCTACACCAGGAGGCCCAGCTGACAGCTATCCAGATCCGTTTGATATCAGAGAAAAAACTAAGAAGGATCCAGCGCCGCAAATACAGAGACCTGCAGGCAAAAGTCTTCGATCTCTGGGAGCAATATGACAACAACGAGAGGTCCGCCAGACAGCTACTGAAAGCCTGTTCTTTCCTGAACGGTCCTGTTTAA